The sequence ACCTACACCTAGGATGTTAGgcacaattaaagaaaaatcactgtgTTATACAGACTACCCTTCAACCTTGACTAGACTCTTCATACAAAGCCTTTGTTTCCCTAGACAGACCTCTTCCACCCAAGCATGTTCCAGTTCATTCTCAGCAAATGACCTAACATATTGCTTTAAAGAATAAACATACACCATCATACACTTCCCTTAACTTCCAGCCACAAAAACTAGCATTAATAACACCCATACTTTCCCTTCCATTAACTACAATCAATGTCTTCCAATGTTCCTTATTTATATGCCAATTCCTCTACCTGAATTCTGGATCTCATCCTGTCCCATCCCCTCCTGACTTTGTACTAGCACCTTTATTTAGACTTTCCCTTCCATCTTTAGTAAAAGAAAAAGGCCCTTCTTCAGCTCTATCCTCTACCTTATTCTTGCTATCATTTTTGCTCCATCTCCATAAtcttgaggttttgttttgtttttgtttttgttttgagagagagcaagcacaagagcaaatgaacaaatgagggggaagggcagagggagagagaaaaatcccaagcaggcacTGAGcaaggctcaaactcaccaccctgagatcatgaccaagctgaaatcaagagttggatgctcaaccaactgagccacccaggcaccccatgatctCAAACTTCTTAAAAACTGCCAACATTTAGTATCCATTTACTCAAGTCTCCTTCACTCCTCACCACTAGCCCTGTCCACCCACACCACCTACCATTGTTAGGCCAACACCTTCCCTACTTTTTGACAGATTCTCAATCCTTATCTTAACTAAGCTTTCTTGCCTTTGATAATGCTGACCAATTCTTCCACTTTTAAAGCTTCCCCTTTTCTTGGTTCTCCCTAGTTGATATCCCTGGCTTTAATTACTGGGCCTGAGCCCAtgataaatacacacatacagcCAAAGTCTCTGTCAAAAGCTTCATATATTTAATATCCACCACTTCTTGGAGGTCTCATAAATACTTAAATACCAAAATATTCAAAACTTAACTTTTTATCTTCTCCCCTTAAACCCACTTCATTCTCTCATATCCCCTAATTCAGTTTCTCATACTGCCATACATGCATTTGAAAACACAAGGAACCCAGGATTCCTGGAATCACCTCTAACTTCTTTCCTTATCCTTCATGTCCATATCCAATCAAACATCAAGTTCTATGTCTCCACTCTCTTCCCACTGAGTTAATAGTCATAATCTCTTCCTTCTTAGACTATAACAACAATCTCTAACCTTGTCTCTCTGCCACTAATACCACCCATCTCCAAAACATAAgtatattcaataaatagtaaTCACTACACATTTTTACAGAAAACACAGCTAAATCAGAATGCTAATTAAAAAACACATGTGCAAATCACTCTACACAAATCAAGTGTGTCGGAAATGTAGcgtcaaaagaaaaaatgacaatCCCTACTTTTCAGAAGAATTCCTAACAGCATACCTCAATTTATACTTTTCAACAAAATGTCTGCTACTCAATATGCTTAACTCTATATGTATTACTGGTAAATACAGCAGTATATTGAAATATTGGAGACATGTTACAGAAATgtggttttataaaaatttaaaatgaagtaatttcTAAGAAAACcatagtatatacattttaaaatattttgttttaatacctTTTGCTCTTCATGCTATGAGcaaataatgaaggaaaagatAGAAAGACATGAAGCTGATTCTAATAAAATCTTCTAGTTCCACAGTATAATACAAAAAGGAGCAGTGAGTAATTGTGTGGAAAAAAAGTTACACGCAAGGGCAAGTAATGAGTACaagaggagttaaaaaaaaaagcactaaaacTTCTGAGACAGTAGAAAAGAATTCTTATCAATGTGATATATTAGAGACTATAAATGTAATATACTACAGAAAATGCAGTGGAATGTTCCATGATAAGTCAAAAGGTGGCAAGAAAGTACAAAACAATGTATGGACTGATTACCTGAAGTTTTACTCAGCTCTGCTGAAAATATAGCAGATGGTGATCTGTTCTCTTGCTCTGTATCAGAAGGGgtttttttctcagcttctttcacAAGAACTGTGGGTTTGACTATACTGCCTATTTCTGTTTGAGTGGCCAAAGGAGAAACATCTGGAGGCAGTAAGGGCACCTTCGAAATATCAGACCTATCTTTGAAGGGTTCATCTGGGACATGGACTTTATCTTCCTTTTTAGGTTGTACATTCTTGAAAGAAAGGTCATGAGGTAACTCTGAGCCAGGTAATGACCCAGCTTCATCCTGGACATTAGCAATCTCATATTTGTGGGATACTTCTAGATCAGTATATTCCCCGATTAATTTAGGAGAAGAATCAGTTTTAGAACTGACAAATGTAGGGAACTCATCTATAATCTCAATTGGAGATGAATCTGAAAATGTTTCACTCTCCCTTACTTTTGCTTCCTTAGCAATAAATACACCGTCATCTGAATAAACTGCAGTACTGAGTTCCTTCATCTGCAAAGGAATTTTCTCCTTTTGGGCCAGTGCTGAAACTTCGGGAGATAAGGCATCTTTTGTGGTATCTAAATTGGGCTGAAAAGATTCCAAATACGGCTTTCCCCCCTCAGGTGGTCGTGAAGCACTGAGTTTTTCCTTAGTTTCATGTTCCATCACTGACTGAGAAGTGTCCGTGAGATATTCGTTCACAAGTATCACAGCTTCATCTTGTTTTGGTGGAACTTCAGGTATTGAATCATCACTAAATAAGTCCACTGGTTCGGAATCAGGTGAAGAATCCTCAGCTAACTCAGAATGATCAGCCACTGGCTGTGCAACTTTTGCTATTTCTGAGTAATCGGAGAAATCAGAAGATGGTTCAGTAGAGAgctttgtttctttaattaaatCACATGCGATAGATATATAAGgagtttctgtttcttgaacAGCTACATTAGTACTTTCAGgctctttcatttcttcctttattcctgATACATTTTTTAGGGATACATTCATGGCCTCTTCATACGGTGGGGGATTTTCCGGCTCAGGTTTTCTGCTTTCATACTTAGCAGAAGGAGGAGCTTCTAGCTGGGATGAACTGGGCTGCgaggcagaagcagcagcaccGGGAACTTGAGAATTTAATGGTGCTTCCATAACAATGTCAGGCAACACCGGTGAAGGAGTGGCTTCAGATTCTTCAAAAGATGGGCAAAGCTGAGACGCCACAGGGTAGAGCGTCTCCTGCAGGGCTTCTGATGTTTGAACCAAGTCCATTTTTGTTTCAAAAGCAATCTTTGTACCTGTAGCTTCATTCAATTCACTTTCACACGCTTCCTGTACTAAGTCTGGGGTTAGACCTTCAGCCATGTTTGCCACTACTTCCGCAGTCACCTTTGACACACTGTCTGTTGTGACATAATCGGCCTCAGAATCTTGTGTGGCTACAAGGAAAGAGTTTGATGTTTTGGTACTAAAATTCTTCTCCGTTACAATCTGggcctttttttcttctatctttttttcatctgtcttATTTTCTGAAGTATGATCTTCCAACAAAGGAAAGATGTTTGTTGAAAGGTTTTCAGTTGCTGTTGGGTTAAAAGGAGAACATGTGATATACGCTCCTGAACCATCTTTTACAGCTTCTGGTGTACTGGGAAAAGAAGTATCATCATTACTGCTTTCACTATCTTTTTCATGATTTGTTTGCTCAGGGCTATCTGCAAAACATTTCTTATCCGCTTTACTCTCCAACTTGCTCTCTACATTACCTCCATCACTATCTTGCTTATGAGTGTCTTTTACATCCCAAACTCGCTCAAATGGTTTGAAGTCTGCATATTCTTCCCTCATAGGAGCTTCTGCTGCAATTCCCTTTTCAATGAAACTGTCCTTTGTTTTTTCTGGAGACATAACTTTGTCCTCCTCTTTAACTGATTTATTAGTAAGGGCTATGGGTAACTCTTGTTGATTACGAAGGCTGTTATTACTAActaattcttctttctcatcTTCATTCTCTTCCCTAGGATTTGCTACTATTATGGCAGATTCTGCTTTTGGAGAGCCACTGAATGATAATCTCATTTCTGAGTATTCCAATTGTGAACACTCGGCTAAATCTCTGTCTACAAATGGATTTTTTGCCTTCTCTGTGAACTCTTTAGAAGCTTCAGTTGAGGTTTCTTGAAGTGTTCCTTCGGTGCGTGATACTGGTAAATTACCAAGATATTCATGTTCTTTAAAAGAAGCAGCTgagaggggagacagagaaggaagagaagcagcagtTTCAAGCAGGACAGATGGAAAATCCTCTTGACCAGCGGAAACAGTGTTACCTGGCTGCTCCTTCAAGTCCATAATTTTTTCTGTGACCATGGACAGAAAGGAAAGTTAGAGAATGCCAGCGTTCTCAGAGTTAATGCAAGTTTTACGACAGATTCAAAATACGGTTAGTAAAGAGTTaatgttaactaaaattaaatgttaataacaTATAATCAAGTAGTCTTGAAtcattactgaaaaaaattaaagctattgTCAATAAAACGTGCATGGCTACAGAGCCAATTATATGCTATGAAAAGGCAAAAATTGAgtctctgaggaaaaaaatctcaggtATAATCAATTGAGAAAAGCTACTTCTAACAAGTTTTAGAGGAAGacaaaaaagaatttgagaagagTTTGACAGTgcagaaaagacactgaataattaaattttaaaaagagtggcATTCATTTCTATGAAAGCCTTTCAGCTATAAGTGCATTTGAAAAAAAGGACTagtcaatatataaatataaatcagggGTCCAAgaattccttatatatatatctccaattTATTGGTTCTGTCCATTTCTCTCTTggacatacatataaaatataaatttcaactTTTTCAATAGACAAACATTCTTGGAACCATGCTAATTTTTAGTAAACTCAAACCACTCTGTAcagaattaataaaactaaagagTCAAGTTAGAATACACAGAGGATAAAAGGCTAGCAGAAAGAACTTGCCTGCAGAGGAGTGTATCACAGGCTCATATGCAGCAGGAAGAGCAAAAAGTGTCTCATCTGAAAAACAAATAGAATATAACCTCAGCAGAAACAAAGACAGAGTTTGAAGGAGACTAAAGGTAAGAGGAGCAAGCAAGGGTTCAGTTTGTAATGAGTTAACATAAaacttttacaaagaaaaagccaagatggaaaagaaaaagtagtacTATCAGTAGTACCATTAATTCAGATTATCATATATATTACAAAGATGATTAAATAATATCCACAGAACCTATCATTTCTCAAGAGGCAATAACATGTTTATGTTAAAGAAATTTCATAAACCAAAGTGATTTTAAGATACTATTTTTCTCAGTTAATACATGGCATCCAAACTTTTATTCACATTTTCGGATAAGTAAATTTTTTTGCCCTAATCAaggccaaaattttaaaaatgcatttgaataaaattaataattaattttgtttaatccTTTTTTATTAGCATATGTTCAGCTTAGAAGAACACTTTCAGAAAATCATGCATATGTTCTTATATTCTAGGTTGTCTATCTCTAAAGGAAAACATTCCAATAGTCATTGTACATTAGTCTGTGAGGATATTAGTGCTATGTACCACTGTTCAAATTGCAAAGAAAACATTAACTGTCATTAGGAAGATAATTATTATCATCagtcttgttttgtttaaaattaacATTGAAGGATAcctgttattctttcttttttttttttctttttttgagagagagtgagagagagagaaagagagcacgcacacatgatcagggagaagggcagagggagaggaagaatcttaagcatgctccacactcagcacagagcctaaagtggatctcataaccctgagatcatgacctgagccaaaaatcatgAGTCCAATGctgaatccactgagccacccaggcatcccaagggatACTTGttattctaagtgttttacatacAGGAAAACGCTTTTCTTGTAAGTGGAGTTAAtatcccccattttacaggttaAAAACAACCTGTAATTGCTGGGAGGTCATTAGGATTACAGGAGGTCATGACAGCGGGACCATAGTCTGATAGGGTTAGTGCCTTTATAAGAAAAGACACTAAAGAGCTTGCTCATGCCTGTGTGACAACACTTCCTCCTTGTCGcagctcctcttctccctctctccgaGCAACATTAAGAAGCCAAGTGAGTGAGTGCACAGTGAGATGGCAGAGATAAGCAAAGAAAAGAGGTCTCAGAATGAAACCTACCCTGACTAAGTCTTGATCTTAGACTCTCCAGCCTCCacaattgtgagaaataaatttctgtcggttaagccacccagtctatggtattttgatgTGGCAGCCCGAGCCAACTAATAAACTACATATTGGCATATTAAGCTTGCACAATGTCACGTTATAGCTGCAAGTGGAAGATCCTGAGCTAAAGGTCCTCTGTGGTTTACACTAGAGAAAGGACTCTAGCAAAAGACAATTTGAAATAGCTTGAGGAATGACAGGTAGGTATTCCTTTAGTGTAGAAGACCTAATAAATctggacatttcttttcttttttttattttaaagatttatttatttatttacttgacagagatcacaagtagggggagcaggctccctgctgagcagagagcccaatgcagggctcaatcctaggatcctgagaccatgacctgagctgaaggcagaggcttattaacccactgagccacccaggtgcccctaaatctggACATTTCTATCTGGAAGGACAACCTAGGCAAGGCTGATcaatagaaaaaaacagagatgtGGCTATCATGAACACGGACATGTCTCCCAAAGTCATCCCCCTTGGTGAATAAGAGTTAAATTCACAatgtcatataaattttagataaatCCATACTGGGCATGATACCGTATCTGAAGGATTCTCAGACTAGGTAAGGAGGGGAAAATCCATGGTATACATTTAAAAAGGTTTTCTATAACTAGAACAATAGGTTGGATGGGCAAATCAGTAAGTCAAACCACCTTATGAGATTTTAtaacacatacacatgtgtacacacctttttttttaaagattttatttatacaagagagagagagcgtgtgggCAGAGGgattggggagcagagggagaggttcaagcagacactgcactgagctcggagcctgatgtggagcttgatctcagaaaccccgagatcatgatgtgagcgaaaatcaagagttggaggttcaacagactgagccacccaaacgccccaGTGTGTACACACTTCCAAAAGACAACTTACTATGTGATCGTCTTTAATACAGTTTCTCTTTTGTAAGATGAGAGAATCTGAGAATTCCTTTCagttaaaataatgtattataatcTTACACAAAACTGAGATTTGGGGATCAAAGAGCAGAACAAATAATTACACAGGTGCTCCATTTAAATTAAAGGTAGCAACTCCTTAACAAAATGGCTGTTTTTTCatctatttaatataattaaaagttactaatgcagaaaaaaaaaaaaagttactaatgCAGAGGCCAGTCTTCTTCAAAAGTGAACTCGAAACATGTTACTGTTAAAATTAGAGGGAAAACAAACTACAAACAAAATTGtgccaaaaatttatttttaaacatgtatCCTTATTCTTATCTAATACCAGACACTCTCCTAGTGGAAACTATATTCCTGGCACTTGGCCAAATGAGAACATTTACAAATTGGTAtttcaaatattcattgaattttgaaaaaagaaaaatcacaaattgaGAATCAGTCCAAAATTAACTGTGAAATAAGTATTGCATTTCAAAAAGCacttagagaaaaacaaacaaacaaacaaaaaaagaagtcactaCCACTTGACCCTCAAGAATTGCTCTGACTTCTCATAAAGTGATCATGGGATCAAGttgtctgggttcaaatcccagattCATCAATTaaaactgtgtgactttgagaaagATACTACTTGTCCCTTCTGTGCCTCATTTGTAAAGTAAGTATAGTAACAATACCTCTTCAAAATGTTgccagggagaaagggggaagaattAGAAACAACCTGCTCTAAGTCACAGAGCTAGGAAGCCAGAGAGCATGGATATAAAGATGTCTAACTCTCAAGTTCATGTGTTTTATCTTTTGGAGGGATTAGTTTATGCATAAATGCAACCAGTGTAAATTCTTCTTTATCAGCCCCTCAAGTTTGATTTCCTGAATTAAGGTAAATTGTGATCCAACAAATACCCTGTTAATTATCTGAAATATTTGGTTATTTGCTTCTACTttacaatataataatatttatagagATAGTAACGCTGGCCAGGCACATTTATTTCAGATGCTCTTTCAATGCTCAAACCACCCCATAAAGTTAGGTCCTCCTGTTATcctcatttcagaaataaagaaagaggcATAAAAAGGTGGGTAACTACCCCAGAGTCACAAAACTGAAAAACGATGGATCTGAGATTTGAATTCAGAGAGTATACAGGTCTATGCTCTTTTCTTTAACCATTCTGCAGTACCTCCTTCCCTGGACtttataaatttagaattttaaaatattattaaataaaattaaggatgTTAAAAAATTTTGACTGATAACACTTACATATCATAAGCTACCAAATTCTAAGGCTAAAGAATTactttgctttgaaaaaaaatcactgattttaGGTTAGTCttcctttttctgtaaaagaTCTTAACCTTCACAAGTGAATAATAAACTGTTTTATAATCAGGGACACTATATTAAAAGTGTAACATTACTGAGACATgttatatatagacatatactACTACTAGGTTTACAAAAAAGGTGAACAATACCCCCTCTCTTTCTATGATCTATGCTTATGTCAAATTATAACTACTGGATTAAACTGAAACTTCAGTCATCAACTTCATTTGTGCTATTCTgcacaaacagaaaaaataatattaaggtCTTAATTCTACCCACGCTAAGTAAAAACACAGTGGCATATTTAAACTAACAAGTTTTCACTAAATAATAAGCAAAAAGGAAGCCAGAATTCTTCTATTAAGTCTCTCATACCATCAAATTAATATTCCTAAAAGAATAATTCTAGGGctgcctgagtgcctcagtcgttaagtgtctgcctcaaggtcattatcccagggtcctgggatcaagcccggcactggggtccctgctcggcagaaagccttcttctccctctcccactccttctgcttctgttcccttccctctctcactgtctctctctctctctctctgtgtgtgtcaaataaataaataaaatgtttaaaaaataaaaaagttaaaaaatagtaattctaTATATTCTCTTGcacaaaacatttaaaagctTCCAGTTATCTGCTGAATTATACCTGAAACTCTTAAAGCCCTGCAATAAACAGCCCCCAAGTTAGCTATCTAAACTTATTTCAGTGACTTGTTAACCAAACATAACTCTTCCTAACCAAACCCCTCCTTCCACCTCCTGTATATCAGAATGCTCACATCCAATAAAACAAATTCACCATATGCagccttacttttctttttaaaacacactcatccttatttttttttaaagattttatttatttatttgacagacagatcacaagcaggcagagaggcaggcagagagagagagagaggaggaaacaggc comes from Neovison vison isolate M4711 chromosome 8, ASM_NN_V1, whole genome shotgun sequence and encodes:
- the RTN4 gene encoding reticulon-4 isoform X1, translating into MEDMDQSPLVSSSSDSPPRPQPPFKYQFVREPEDEEEDEEEEDEEEEDEDLEELEVLERKPATGLSAAPVPTAPVAGAPLLDFGSDFVPPAPRGPLPAAPPAAPERPPSWDSSPVSPAVPAPSLPSAAAALPSKLPEDDEPPARPPPPPPASVSPQAEPAWTPPAPAPAAPPSTPAAPKRRGSSGSVDETLFALPAAYEPVIHSSAEKIMDLKEQPGNTVSAGQEDFPSVLLETAASLPSLSPLSAASFKEHEYLGNLPVSRTEGTLQETSTEASKEFTEKAKNPFVDRDLAECSQLEYSEMRLSFSGSPKAESAIIVANPREENEDEKEELVSNNSLRNQQELPIALTNKSVKEEDKVMSPEKTKDSFIEKGIAAEAPMREEYADFKPFERVWDVKDTHKQDSDGGNVESKLESKADKKCFADSPEQTNHEKDSESSNDDTSFPSTPEAVKDGSGAYITCSPFNPTATENLSTNIFPLLEDHTSENKTDEKKIEEKKAQIVTEKNFSTKTSNSFLVATQDSEADYVTTDSVSKVTAEVVANMAEGLTPDLVQEACESELNEATGTKIAFETKMDLVQTSEALQETLYPVASQLCPSFEESEATPSPVLPDIVMEAPLNSQVPGAAASASQPSSSQLEAPPSAKYESRKPEPENPPPYEEAMNVSLKNVSGIKEEMKEPESTNVAVQETETPYISIACDLIKETKLSTEPSSDFSDYSEIAKVAQPVADHSELAEDSSPDSEPVDLFSDDSIPEVPPKQDEAVILVNEYLTDTSQSVMEHETKEKLSASRPPEGGKPYLESFQPNLDTTKDALSPEVSALAQKEKIPLQMKELSTAVYSDDGVFIAKEAKVRESETFSDSSPIEIIDEFPTFVSSKTDSSPKLIGEYTDLEVSHKYEIANVQDEAGSLPGSELPHDLSFKNVQPKKEDKVHVPDEPFKDRSDISKVPLLPPDVSPLATQTEIGSIVKPTVLVKEAEKKTPSDTEQENRSPSAIFSAELSKTSVVDLLYWRDIKKTGVVFGASLFLLLSLTVFSIVSVTAYIVLALLSVTISFRIYKGVIQAIQKSDEGHPFRAYLESEVAISEELVQKYSNSALGHVNCTIKELRRLFLVDDLVDSLKFAALMWVFTYVGALFNGLTLLILALISLFSVPVIYERHQAQIDHYLGLANKSVKDAMAKIQAKIPGLKRKAE